From the Cryptomeria japonica chromosome 2, Sugi_1.0, whole genome shotgun sequence genome, one window contains:
- the LOC131046313 gene encoding transcription factor MYB13-like yields MGRAPCCDKNRVKKGTWSPQEDQMLIHFIRMNGHENWRALPKQAGLLRCGKSCCLRWVNYLRPDVKLGNFSFEEEETIIKLHQLKGNRWSAIASRLPGRTDNEIKNVWNTHLKKQVSRMGIDPVTNHSTSPSAGHIEKSPSMEKGNLDLIQAKALADSPATISNSSDTLYDSHNLSSGILSSINSIHSEVINGGSSSSLGWLESSCIDSFAGPIGYNQQPPDIEDGPSNIENQYYATEISTNELMWEHSSNGEAHYFTSDYLEDDFLSCMDGAVKDPHLFKDIELQSNRDDCDGFGYWLNILKQAGSSPMLL; encoded by the exons ATGGGCCGAGCTCCATGCTGTGATAAAAACAGAGTAAAGAAAGGTACATGGTCTCCTCAAGAAGATCAAATGCTCATTCATTTTATTCGCATGAATGGCCATGAGAACTGGCGTGCACTGCCTAAGCAAGCAG GACTCCTAAGATGCGGTAAAAGCTGTTGTCTAAGGTGGGTTAATTACCTCAGACCAGACGTTAAACTTGGAAATTTTAGTTTTGAAGAGGAAGAGACTATTATTAAGCTTCATCAACTTAAGGGCAACAG GTGGTCGGCCATTGCCTCACGCCTGCCTGGAAGAACAGATAATGAGATAAAGAACGTGTGGAATACCCATTTGAAGAAGCAGGTTTCCCGCATGGGAATCGATCCTGTAACAAATCATTCAACGTCGCCCAGCGCGGGGCACATTGAGAAAAGTCCATCAATGGAGAAGGGCAATTTAGATCTAATTCAAGCAAAAGCTTTGGCTGATTCGCCAGCCACAATCTCTAATTCTTCCGACACATTGTATGATTCACACAATCTGTCAAGCGGAATCCTTTCATCGATAAATAGTATACATAGTGAGGTTATAAATGGGGGGTCAAGTTCAAGTTTAGGTTGGCTTGAATCGAGTTGTATAGATTCATTTGCTGGGCCAATTGGGTATAATCAACAGCCACCAGATATTGAAGATGGCCCATCTAATATTGAAAATCAGTATTATGCTACCGAAATAAGCACAAATGAACTAATGTGGGAGCATAGCTCAAATGGGGAAGCTCACTATTTCACTTCAGACTATCTAGAAGATGATTTCTTGAGCTGCATGGATGGTGCAGTCAAAGATCCTCATTTGTTCAAAGATATAGAGTTGCAGAGTAATCGTGATGATTGCGATGGCTTTGGTTACTGGTTAAATATTTTGAAGCAAGCCGGGTCATCACCCATGCTATTGTAG